One genomic segment of Novisyntrophococcus fermenticellae includes these proteins:
- a CDS encoding ABC transporter permease, producing the protein MNTIIIDGLSFALPLFIMAIGGIYCEKSGITNLALEGLQGFGAFIGSLFVVLTADIFQAGSMSQVLLALLFAMLGGAAYSLLHAALCIKFKADQTISGVVLNILAAALTTFLVKQLNPILFGAPSDKFQLGVSTRITVPGLAKIPLLGAIFTRLYPFEIVIVIVAFLAWFVLYKTRYGLHLRACGDNPHAVDAAGIRVGRVRLAAVLVSGALSGIAGMCFAYSISANFSSAIYVGYGYLAIAALIFGNWKILPTLAACLIFGFAKSGGNQLVLILKMPSAYSDLVMTLPYILTLVLLIFFSKHNHAPRALGEIYDKGKR; encoded by the coding sequence ATGAACACGATTATTATTGATGGCCTCTCATTTGCACTGCCTTTGTTTATTATGGCAATTGGGGGAATTTACTGCGAAAAAAGTGGGATTACGAACCTGGCGCTGGAGGGTTTGCAGGGCTTTGGTGCTTTTATCGGTTCCTTATTTGTTGTATTAACTGCTGATATATTTCAAGCGGGCTCAATGTCTCAGGTTTTACTCGCACTGCTTTTTGCGATGCTGGGAGGTGCGGCATATTCTCTGCTCCATGCAGCGCTGTGTATTAAGTTTAAGGCTGACCAGACGATCAGTGGTGTGGTGCTGAATATTCTGGCGGCAGCGCTTACTACTTTTTTGGTTAAACAGCTGAATCCGATTTTATTCGGGGCACCGTCTGATAAATTTCAGTTGGGGGTTTCCACTCGGATTACAGTTCCGGGACTGGCGAAAATTCCGCTTCTGGGTGCTATATTCACCCGGCTTTATCCCTTTGAGATTGTAATTGTAATTGTGGCTTTTCTTGCATGGTTTGTACTTTATAAAACCAGATACGGGCTTCATTTAAGAGCCTGTGGAGATAATCCCCATGCAGTGGATGCGGCGGGCATCCGCGTGGGACGGGTCAGACTGGCGGCCGTTTTAGTATCGGGGGCTCTTTCGGGAATAGCCGGTATGTGCTTTGCTTATTCAATATCCGCAAACTTTTCATCTGCAATTTATGTGGGATACGGCTATCTGGCCATAGCGGCCCTGATATTCGGGAACTGGAAGATACTTCCCACATTAGCGGCATGTCTGATCTTTGGTTTTGCAAAGTCAGGAGGAAACCAGCTGGTATTGATCTTAAAGATGCCCAGCGCCTACTCGGATCTTGTAATGACACTTCCATATATCCTGACGCTTGTTTTGCTGATATTCTTCTCAAAACACAACCATGCGCCACGTGCACTTGGAGAGATCTATGATAAAGGAAAGCGATAA
- a CDS encoding amidohydrolase produces MSVRFYNCKLLTMADGIKTEDGELWVEGNRITHVGAVKAQRNEKQWDRELDCKGNLLMPGFKDAHTHSPMTFLRSYADDLPLLSWLNDQVFPMEAKLTKEDVYCFSKLAIMEYLTSGITSNFDMYYFTEQNVQASVDTGFRTVLTSGLNDFQSSIEEVEAEYQIYNNYHERISYKLGFHAEYTTSRALLEKLSDLAHKYKAPVYTHNSESLSEVEQCIGRNGMTPTVYLNKLGLFEFGGGGFHCVHMSEEDLEIFREKGLYVVTNPGSNVKLASGIAPLEQMLDMGIELGIGTDGPASNNCLDMFREMFLATGLQKLKYQDASALKAESVLYMAASGGAKAMGLTECDALAEGKLADLILIDLNQPNMQPVNNIARNIVYSGSKSNIKLTMVNGRILYEDGRFNIGTDPGDLYREANDRVSRIKG; encoded by the coding sequence ATGAGCGTGAGATTCTATAACTGTAAACTGCTGACAATGGCGGATGGTATTAAAACAGAGGACGGTGAACTCTGGGTGGAGGGAAACCGCATTACCCATGTGGGAGCGGTGAAGGCACAAAGGAACGAAAAGCAGTGGGACAGGGAGCTGGATTGTAAGGGAAATCTGCTGATGCCGGGATTCAAAGATGCTCACACGCATTCACCGATGACTTTTTTAAGATCATATGCAGATGACCTGCCGCTGCTCTCCTGGCTGAATGATCAGGTTTTTCCTATGGAAGCCAAATTGACGAAAGAAGATGTCTACTGTTTTTCTAAACTGGCAATCATGGAATACCTGACAAGTGGAATCACCTCTAACTTTGATATGTATTACTTTACCGAGCAAAATGTGCAGGCGTCTGTGGATACAGGGTTTCGAACTGTACTTACTTCAGGGCTCAATGATTTCCAAAGTTCCATAGAGGAGGTAGAAGCGGAGTATCAGATCTATAACAATTATCATGAAAGAATCAGCTATAAACTCGGATTCCACGCCGAATACACCACCTCCCGGGCATTGCTGGAAAAATTATCGGATCTGGCACATAAGTATAAGGCGCCGGTCTACACGCATAATTCGGAAAGCCTTTCGGAGGTAGAGCAATGTATCGGGCGCAATGGCATGACGCCTACGGTGTATCTGAACAAGCTGGGTTTATTTGAATTTGGCGGAGGTGGATTTCACTGTGTTCATATGTCGGAGGAAGATCTGGAGATTTTCAGGGAGAAAGGGTTATATGTGGTTACCAATCCCGGCTCCAATGTAAAATTAGCCAGCGGAATTGCACCGCTTGAGCAGATGCTGGATATGGGAATCGAACTGGGAATCGGAACGGATGGTCCGGCCAGCAATAATTGTCTGGATATGTTTCGGGAAATGTTCCTGGCAACGGGCCTTCAGAAGCTGAAATATCAGGATGCGTCTGCATTAAAAGCAGAGTCGGTTTTATATATGGCAGCAAGTGGAGGTGCAAAGGCGATGGGGCTGACAGAGTGTGACGCCCTGGCAGAGGGAAAGCTGGCCGATCTGATTCTGATTGACCTGAACCAGCCGAATATGCAGCCTGTAAATAATATAGCAAGAAACATTGTTTACAGCGGCAGCAAGAGCAATATAAAATTGACCATGGTCAACGGAAGAATTCTTTATGAAGATGGAAGATTTAATATAGGAACAGATCCCGGGGATTTATATAGAGAAGCAAATGACCGGGTGAGCAGAATTAAGGGGTAA